Within Topomyia yanbarensis strain Yona2022 chromosome 2, ASM3024719v1, whole genome shotgun sequence, the genomic segment CATgtgttttgaattttgaatagtatcgcttttcattcaatttatccatatctgtttatttttttattatttcagaaACATATCATATATCATTTTGTGGACAGGAGATTGTTCTAAATAGCACGGgtatcacaaaaataaattagaacCCTGTATGGCCGTGTTGCATTTTTATCTGTTTCGATAGATAGCACGCGAAAAAGATTCCGAAAAACTGTaattaatgaataaaaaaaatgttaccgTTTATATTCATAAGAAACGCATATTCAACTAGCCAACCTGTATTACAGCGATTGCGATTCCAGCAGCTCCCAAGCTAACCGCGTGCGACCGTATGTAGTTACCAAAGGATTTGATACATCCGGTCTTCCGCAGGCGCTCCGGGTGTTGTTCATCTGGACAATGCACGACACCGATGCTTCCTAAGGGGGGAAGGATTTATCATTTATTACACGATACATAAACGATAAAATGCGCAAACAATATTTACCAACGGACGTTTTGCAGCAGGTTATGGGAAGGAATGTAGAATTGAATAGCTGATCATTGCTTTTAACCCAATCGTCTGATTTATCTACTCCGCAACAGTCAAACTGTGAAGATTTAATTTATTGAACTCATGAAACGTTCTAAAGTAATATTTCCTACTCATGGTACTCTAATACTCACGTCAACCTGAATTTCATCCCAAATGTAGGTGATTTCTTGACTAGTATTACCTCCGTAGTGTTCCATCGAACTGCGCAATGTAGTCGACACTAGATTATAAGTGTCGTTTCTCAGTACGTACCCACTGATACCGGCGGCCAGCTCCAAAATAAAGATCAGTACCAATAGAACCGAAAACTGTGGAATGTTTGTTTGGGGTTAGCTTCGATATAATTTCGAAGAGCGCATTTCAATTTCCCTTACCGTAAGTGTCATGCAGTAGTTTTCCTTGTACGCTCCACAGCAACCGAAGAAAGCGATTATAAAAATGAAGCATCCGATCACGACCAGAAATGTAGGGACGCTGAAAAACTGTGGATCCAAGATTTCCGCGAAGTTGTGATATGCACCTTGAACGGTTAGGCCTATAGCCATAATCGTGATGCCGGTTATCTGTGGAAAACAAACGCGCAATTACATAGTTGCAAACCTACCCTCACGCAGAACGTCATACATACCACAAAAAAGAAATTGAATAGAAATAGTAGATATTTCACAAGATTTGCACTGGTACTGAGCGACATCTTGCCGGTAGGGATTAAGTGTTACAGTTTCTGTATAAGTCTATATGTTGCTGAAAAGAAAGAGGAACAATGAATTGTGTTAAGTGATTGATGTTTTTCTTGCGAAACGATGAGCTcataattttgtttgtttagtatGGGTTCTTCATGATAAAGTCACTTATCTTATCGCAAAGAATATCCACGACGTTGATTTTAGAGATACATTACGCGATTTATAAACATTCTCATACGTTTATTACAAATGGATAGAATGTTGTGAATTCTTCTCCCATTTTATGTATATTAAAATTATATTGTGTGATGAGCTACAAGCATATCCGCTCGATAGACtaatggggtttttcattgaaaaattccGGGGCAGTGAATTGCACTAGTGTtgcaaatgaatcatatgagaTCGTAGTGTTCAgaccgtatttccgcagccatgACGCTCACCACTGTTGTGCGTAATGAGCGTATGGGGCTATTTGgacccctattccatcaaccaccgttcagcggcttgcggctgcacACACGATTACACACACCACAACAAAGAAAATACATAATGCGCTGATCGACAGCTACTACCCAGAATAATTTTTTtactcaatttatttatttttttgctactTAAGGACTTTCTCCagtaaatatttcataggtaaatataattcctttgcaaaaaaattagcggtctgaattgccccatAGGGAGATCCGAATAACCCCTACatcgtaaaaggatggaaaaacgtagttttgcaaatcgtcgcttagcgctgccatggactagtgcaaatgaatttttatagcttcaaaatgtagctgaggtaaCGTCGTTGGccgaggtttcaaactaacaattaggtcCTTTGACCGATAAATTATTTCACACCTAACCACCAAAAacggcgatttgcttaggtggGTCCGAATATTTCAGTTAAACAGCTTAACTAAGAGCATAAAGCCAAAAAAAATGTTAGTATCGGGGCTTGGTGGCCTTGAACTATTCATAACCTTTTTTTGCAAAGCTACTatttttatctgaaaaaaattatttaaaaaaatcttaacattgatatgaaaatttagacgaaaaaattaaataacgaCACGACAGTTAATTTACGAATAATTTAAACTTTTCTTTTTGAATTCGGTtgaatactttttcgacaatcgAAGTCACTGACGTTTTTAGAAAAAATTACAGTAGAATCCTTTTAAGAATTGGTTACGTGTCAGGAGGTGGGGTGGAAGAAATTTGAGACAATTCGTTACATGGGGGGGAGAGCGAGTCAATTTTGGACAATTGTTTCATGACGTATTTTATGAATGATACCAAACTTTGCTTCTAATGCTTGtatttctataaaaatttggaatactatttttaacaatctatgctttaagataaaagaataacaAACAAATTGGATTGTTTGACCGTCCTCaacatatataaacccttaaacCAAGTTTAACTCACCGATAaacccggtttaaaagttaagcgaaaGTGAAGAAACCCGCCCTAAGGAGTAgaggtagtataaaaatgcgagatctcagtgTGAGAATTTTAAACGTCTGAATTGTAATGTCTTTCTTAGGTATAGAACTATGagtattagagtgggacatggttacatgaacaaaatgaaatttggctccgagtaactttttaggTTCCATTTAGCatccagaacaactctgcaaatttttgaatcgattggtgaaactatatacccatacaaaatcctatgtaaactttaaacagtgggcgcaaaaatatagtttcagggatccagctaagaatttgcacagttgttctagggcccaaatggtacctaaaaagttgctcggagctggaatctaatttttgtcccaccctaatgagtATAAAAAGAGTGGTAGATTTAGTATGGGTAACATTCATAATTTTAATGATCATTAAGGGGTGGTTCTTATTCTTTTGGGTGAAAATAAGAcaaagtttgttaatttttttgaataattgaAAGGTGTACGAACTTCCTGTTTTGACGATTAAATATGTTTAGTATTCAAGAGTTCATAAGAATCAGCATCTCAGTGAAATTGAAAATGGAGGCATCAAAACGGCGATTTCCGTCTACCTATGCGCGCGAAACATTGGCCTGAAACTAAGAGCGTGTAGTATCTTGTAGTAAACTAAaagcaaaaatcattataatttctTACAGTTAATGAAATTCTGTACGACTTTTACCAAATTAGAATGAGATTTGATTAATTGATTGCATAATAACcatttgaaatataaaattaaGATTCTTGGCACCTTATTTCAGTTGAACCATGATTAAAAAGTGTGAACAAATTATTGCTCATACTGGTTTTAGGTATAAGTCATTACCTTTAAGAAATTATAACGAATTTTGATTTCAGTGTAACACTAGACACTGAATTCAAAGCGGCTTGGCATACATGTATACATGCCTGTATATAATATACATCAAGTGATTGCAATTAGTGTAGCCTATTATTTACGAATAAACTTTTTGAAATTCGTAGGAAATGTTCAGCGAAATCGTAGAAATACGAggaaattaataattttcacTTATTAAGCCAATATATTTGAGTTAAAAGCAATCACATTTggcggtgttaagtcagaccggactaagtgacaaaatattgatttcgagaaaaacgagtttaaagtttcaatcgcagcatccttcacattataattagaaattaatttttgccatatttcttgtttattgtaacatatttaaaatctgccaaaagtcgaatgtagctgacgaaatactttatccagtgctataattatctaattttttgatgatttgcgacttagtccggtctgacttaacaccgaccatattacAACTGAATTTAAAACATGTTTCTGCCATAGATTATAGTCCATATTAATTGCTATCGATCGATGTATATACATGATATATATGTTATATAACAATGtattgtctatctcgagataatctagcatttcgtcgatttcttgctatatgggatacacacgagtgcgatcgaaacaaaaacaaacgtcaaaacgttttctcactcgcactgatgcaaactagATGGGCACGTAACtcaacgcacggcccggtgGCCCATGGCTGAAAggtcgcaatgtggatttaagaaaagattcgcaacaTATATCATAGCTTTGAATTCAAAGTTATTGGGTAAAAAATGTTTACCGCGCTCGCTTGCCGCGTTTCCGTTTATTGTGGTTTGATAATGCGGCAAAGGCTGTGACAGCGCTTTTAGTCCATGTGGGTATGCAGCAACAAAATCTGTTTACGTCTTCACTGCATTCTTCGTGATCCGTGCGCACCTGCTACTCTGCAAGTTGTAGCcccgtgaaaaaaaaatccaaaatcagTCATTAATCCTAATTAATCCTAACattataaaaatgtcaaaaatcgaacaaaaaagTTGTAGTAAAAAAACCCGTTTTACATTGTTTTATCCATCAACAATTACTCTTTACTTTTAGTACATTTATATGAGGAGACTACACATAAGTTGCGCATTGCTAAATtacttttatttttagtaaaggTTTTTTGTTGTAATGTAAGCAGTGTTGCCACTATGGCAGATATATCTCGCATGTCAGACACATTACAGCCTCCAAACAAAAACGGAAACATTTCATTCCGCAGGTTTAAAAGAAGTTATGGATCACGATTAACTCAAAGCGATTATATCTCCAGGCATTTACTGATTGAATCATTGTTTTGCTTCATCTTTGACATGTATGTACCCGGTGCAATAAATGTCAAGCTAATGGATCTattatatgtatgagtaaaactATGTCCGATCAAGTTATAATCTATTTTATACCACCTctaacaacgtttttaaagaAAAGGAAGGAGATCGCTATGATTTGCCAAAAACAAGCAAAATATTATTTTAGGAGGATTGATCCCAATCGCCACTTCCCATTGCTCAGAAGTTGCGAAGCATCGTCGAAGTTTGCAACACggtgttgttttttttatatgCTTCGCGTACACTTTATCCACTTATTCTGCTATGCATGCAGGTTTTTTGACACCATCTATACCGGTTTTATAGCGAATCAGTTGCTTGCACCACGTCTCGCAACGCAACAGCCACGCTTTCGATACACTCTCAAAAGAATGAGAAAAAAAGTCTGGTCCTTTTGTCGATCATACTAGACCTTGAACTAAATTCAACTTTTGTCGATTGTCTATACCGTTCGCTCACTGCTTGAATCAATAGCCCTCGCGCtatccaaaatcaaaataattcaCTTGCCGTAATGGCTGCTTCGATAAAATTCTATTCACTACACAGCGGAAAGGCAAATTACACTTTTTTTCTTATCAGTTATCCAGTTTGCACGTAGGTACGTAGATCCGGCACATGACGAGTACgtgtaaattaaaattattcacATCAGAGTGATAGATGTGCACACCATTTCGTTAGTCGTCACAAATTTTGTAGTAATCACTTGGGAGCACACAGTCCCACCCGCATGTGTTGAAATCTACGCCGGAAGAGTTACCGGTGTTTGCGATCAACATTTACCTTCACTTGTTTGCAGGTATATAACCTACACGGGTGTGTACTACAATTATGTATTAGCTTCCCGACGGCGATCTACGTCTCGTTCAGTGGAGTGATAAAATGCGACTGAGGTGTACACACAGCGACAGCGTTTTTCACTatcagtttttcgatatgttgaaTACTGAAGCTTTGGGTACTGATGGGAATAACGCTACTTGTGATTTACTGTACTCATAAACGGTACTGCAATCGGGAAAAACTTGTATAGCGCAATGCACATATAATTTATCCCTTTGGAATATAGTAGCAATAAATAATATTACACTGGAGGAATGATTCGCTGGCGAAGAAAATTTAGCATCaacttattttgattgttttggagTATCTGAAGAAGCGAAGTAATTCGAAGCAAATCGAGTAAATTCTTGTTAAGTATATCAATTCAAAAGTGAGTCAAAATTTCTAAAACGAGCGCCCAAATTAGGTGAAATTTCATGTTGAATGGTagatacattttatttttggtagaatttgttattgtaaaataaaattCAGATGGAATTTTTCGACGATAATATATACATTCAATGTTTTAGCCCGTTAGGGTTTTAAAATTTAACCCAATTCACCGATTTTAACGATTTCATCAGCAATGATATCCTCGAATCTGATTCATCGAGGATTTTCTCCGGTTTGAAAAGTCacattttcaattatttttaatcCAAAAAATTGTATTCGATTTCAATTGAAAATATGCCACATATATTACTATTAGTACACGTCTCCGGTTGatcatttttttccttcatttacTTCTTTCAATACATTCGACATTATTCATCTACATTtgaaataatgaaaatatttatttttctaattcgatatttttagaaattttttctcGTAGTGTTAGGTATGTTGGTCTGTGGTAGAACCTCAATTACTAACAGGTAATTACTTTTTCGTTTTTCTGTCAAAAACTATATTAAACGTTGCACTGATCCATAcgtttattttagctggagggataaacgggtacacatgtttcggGCGGCCATTCTAACTGTACTTAAACGATAACCTGGTTGTTCATATGTACACAAGAAATGATCACCCGAATTTagttttttattgaaatatagAGCCAGGAAAAACTTTAGACTTATGTTATGCGAAGATTTGGCGTAAAGCATGCTAGCCTGCCGCGTGGTcgttgtaaatttcagtgataaATTTTTCAGACCATTTCACataaaagataatttttttggtGAACTTTAACgtaattaaagttatatttttcctattgtGCAATGTTTGATGTGAATCTAGTCATTACCATagttccatatcaacttttgaatagggctaataagatttgtaaacaaacttttgttttgttgatttttcttaatttgttataattttaacACAGAGGTACCAAAGTGTCCTCGTTGGCTTCGTACtactccaggacaacatttgaatagtggtaCGAAGCTAGATTCgaccagaagatcgtagggccGTCGTGTTGTTTCAACAGAGAAAGCAGACACTTCTGTAGATACTCCTTGAGGTAGAAACAGTCCtggccacatgagcagatcgcttgtcaaatcatgtatttgttagcaacctttttaagtttctacTTCCTTACCTCCatcggaacatcaaacttgtgctgaaCGCAAGACTTGGACTGATTCAACTTTatggccacatccctgaccagggcaggaaaatttcgaaaaatgaattgattgctgttcgaagcttcacgaagcaccttctcaagcataccacatgcaatcgatgagtttgacacaatcgctgcgaacatttaggggtaaaacttatctctgctcggacgaagcgagcttcgcatctagttcgctctttacaatgttcgaaaaagttcacattaaccttagaagcacacatcgtcgaacacgaggtaagctcttggctcgtggtttttgcgtttttggaacatttccacagagtttcgaagcgatattcggtgaacacatataaagcgaatgcctcgtttatttgagaatcgcgaacatcgaagttttatatcgcttcaagcatcagcatcatgaggccaccgcgaacatgtacgctacgtgactatctgtcttaaaatcataaactttaaatcttattttgagtataaataaaatggattattttaagattataatttaggatttagggattaggtgcgtcgcataccttaccaatttatgagccacgagtttgaatgagcgtagtggtagtgaaattcaaattctttttttcggaatacaattatgtttactagctactttgattgcaaactcgtcttttcttcttcaatcggagtatattttccctgccaaggagtttaggtgaagatgtataaagtatgtttaagggggtaagggtttcagcgtgaaaaaatgttttttggtgaaatgactcttttggatgaaatgatacattataatgtacaaaagttttgatcaattcgcttcgcccaaatttctaaaaaaatcgcaaatagtgttttttaacgctaaaaccattacccctctcttaataatctccctatctaaaacaaattcttcctaaaaagaacaattttcggatggaatctcactgctgacgtccgagttcagttagacggcgaacttcagttatttgtatccactgaggggtagttaggcgtagtccgttggcctttgttttcaacttgttgcggtttctaacgttcttgcgcaacattcctaaatcggctagtcatattcactcaataatatgcgatgatttgggtgttaaacgttatttttaattttaccaaatgaatttattaacaaatacctacatacttgaatccattattattgtcattaattgaattataatttcttggcatctgtaccaaaccaagaggaaagcttccaaatgatttttataatattgttttataagtttattggttgattacctaatcacaagagacaaaatatttattttcaaacattttcgacagaatctgttcacttaataaatgaagtgtcaaacttattacatgttccacttttatgaaatttatttcctgactcctgtacatgtgttttgtgataaataatgagaaggatattccaacttgtttgtattgtatttgttaactaattactgatggagaaacgc encodes:
- the LOC131678291 gene encoding CD63 antigen-like translates to MSLSTSANLVKYLLFLFNFFFVITGITIMAIGLTVQGAYHNFAEILDPQFFSVPTFLVVIGCFIFIIAFFGCCGAYKENYCMTLTFSVLLVLIFILELAAGISGYVLRNDTYNLVSTTLRSSMEHYGGNTSQEITYIWDEIQVDFDCCGVDKSDDWVKSNDQLFNSTFLPITCCKTSVGSIGVVHCPDEQHPERLRKTGCIKSFGNYIRSHAVSLGAAGIAIAVIQFFGIFFACYLSKQIKMQHGHTGF